In Ovis aries strain OAR_USU_Benz2616 breed Rambouillet chromosome 13, ARS-UI_Ramb_v3.0, whole genome shotgun sequence, the following are encoded in one genomic region:
- the BTBD3 gene encoding BTB/POZ domain-containing protein 3 isoform X1: MVDDKERNMKCLTFFLMLPETVKNRSKKSSKKTNPSSSSSSSSNSSSKLPPVCYEIITLKTKKKKKMAADIFPRKKPASSSSTTVQQYHQQNLSNNNLIPAPNWQGLYPTIRERNAVMFNNDLMADVHFVVGPPGGTQRLPGHKYVLAVGSSVFHAMFYGELAEDKDEIRIPDVDPAAFLAMLKYIYCDEIDLAADTVLATLYAAKKYIVPHLARACVNFLETSLSAKNACVLLSQSCLFEEPDLTQRCWEVIDAQAELALKSEGFCDIDFQTLESILRRETLNAKEIVVFEAALNWAEVECQRQDLALSIENKRKVLGKALYLIRIPTMALDDFANGAAQSGVLTLNETNDIFLWYTAAKKPELQFVSKARKGLVPQRCHRFQSCAYRSNQWRYRGRCDSIQFAVDKRVFIAGFGLYGSSCGSAEYSAKIELKRQGVVLGQNLSKYFSDGSSSTFPVWFEYPVQIEPDTFYTASVILDGNELSYFGQEGMTEVQCGKVTVQFQCSSDSTNGTGVQGGQIPELIFYA, from the exons ATGGTAGATGACAAGGAAAGGAACATGAAATGTCTCACCTTCTTCTTGATGCTTCCAGAGACGGTAAAGAACAGGTCCAAGAAAAGCTCGAAGAAAACAaatcccagcagcagcagcagtagcagcagcaacagcagcagcaagttgcCTCCAGTTTGTTATGAAATAATTACCTTGAAgactaagaagaagaagaagatggcTGCTGATATATTCCCCCGCAAAAAACCAGCCAGCTCCAGCAGCACCACTGTCCAGCAGTACCACCAGCAGAATCTCAGTAACAACAACCTTATTCCTGCCCCGAACTGGCAGGGGCTCTATCCCACCATTAGGGAGAG AAATGCGGTGATGTTCAATAATGATCTGATGGCAGATGTACATTTTGTGGTTGGGCCACCAGGCGGGACTCAGCGGTTGCCAGGACACAAA TACGTTTTAGCTGTTGGGAGCTCTGTGTTCCATGCAATGTTTTACGGAGAACTTGCCGAGGACAAAGATGAGATCCGTATACCAGATGTCGACCCTGCTGCTTTTCTCGCCATGCTGAA ATACATCTATTGTGATGAAATTGACTTGGCTGCTGACACAGTCTTGGCCACTCTTTATGCTGCCAAAAAGTACATCGTCCCTCACCTCGCCAGGGCCTGCGTCAATTTCCTGGAGACCAGCCTGAGCGCCAAGAACGCCTGTGTGCTCCTGTCCCAGAGCTGCTTGTTCGAGGAGCCGGACCTCACCCAGCGCTGCTGGGAGGTGATCGATGCCCAGGCCGAGCTGGCGCTCAAGTCCGAGGGGTTCTGCGACATCGACTTCCAGACCCTGGAAAGCATCCTCCGCAGGGAAACTCTGAATGCCAAAGAAATCGTGGTCTTCGAGGCCGCTCTCAACTGGGCTGAGGTGGAATGCCAGCGGCAGGATCTGGCTCTGAGCATCGAGAACAAGCGCAAGGTGCTGGGCAAGGCGCTCTACTTGATCCGCATCCCGACCATGGCCCTGGACGATTTCGCCAACGGTGCTGCGCAGTCCGGCGTCTTGACTCTGAACGAGACCAACGACATCTTCCTCTGGTACACGGCGGCCAAGAAGCCCGAGCTGCAGTTCGTGAGCAAGGCCCGCAAGGGGCTGGTGCCACAGCGCTGCCACCGCTTCCAGTCCTGCGCCTACCGGAGCAACCAGTGGCGCTACCGGGGCCGCTGCGACAGCATCCAGTTCGCCGTGGACAAGAGGGTCTTCATCGCAGGCTTCGGGCTGTACGGCTCCAGCTGCGGCTCGGCTGAGTACAGCGCCAAGATCGAGCTCAAGCGGCAGGGCGTGGTCCTGGGGCAGAACCTCAGCAAGTACTTCTCGGACGGCTCAAGCAGCACGTTCCCCGTGTGGTTCGAGTACCCGGTGCAGATCGAGCCGGACACCTTCTACACGGCCAGCGTCATCCTGGACGGCAATGAGCTCAGCTACTTCGGGCAGGAGGGCATGACGGAGGTGCAGTGCGGCAAGGTCACCGTGCAGTTCCAGTGCTCGTCGGACAGCACCAACGGCACGGGCGTGCAGGGCGGCCAGATCCCCGAGCTCATCTTCTACGCCTGA
- the BTBD3 gene encoding BTB/POZ domain-containing protein 3 isoform X2, with translation MHCKLWLPLTEKETVKNRSKKSSKKTNPSSSSSSSSNSSSKLPPVCYEIITLKTKKKKKMAADIFPRKKPASSSSTTVQQYHQQNLSNNNLIPAPNWQGLYPTIRERNAVMFNNDLMADVHFVVGPPGGTQRLPGHKYVLAVGSSVFHAMFYGELAEDKDEIRIPDVDPAAFLAMLKYIYCDEIDLAADTVLATLYAAKKYIVPHLARACVNFLETSLSAKNACVLLSQSCLFEEPDLTQRCWEVIDAQAELALKSEGFCDIDFQTLESILRRETLNAKEIVVFEAALNWAEVECQRQDLALSIENKRKVLGKALYLIRIPTMALDDFANGAAQSGVLTLNETNDIFLWYTAAKKPELQFVSKARKGLVPQRCHRFQSCAYRSNQWRYRGRCDSIQFAVDKRVFIAGFGLYGSSCGSAEYSAKIELKRQGVVLGQNLSKYFSDGSSSTFPVWFEYPVQIEPDTFYTASVILDGNELSYFGQEGMTEVQCGKVTVQFQCSSDSTNGTGVQGGQIPELIFYA, from the exons AGACGGTAAAGAACAGGTCCAAGAAAAGCTCGAAGAAAACAaatcccagcagcagcagcagtagcagcagcaacagcagcagcaagttgcCTCCAGTTTGTTATGAAATAATTACCTTGAAgactaagaagaagaagaagatggcTGCTGATATATTCCCCCGCAAAAAACCAGCCAGCTCCAGCAGCACCACTGTCCAGCAGTACCACCAGCAGAATCTCAGTAACAACAACCTTATTCCTGCCCCGAACTGGCAGGGGCTCTATCCCACCATTAGGGAGAG AAATGCGGTGATGTTCAATAATGATCTGATGGCAGATGTACATTTTGTGGTTGGGCCACCAGGCGGGACTCAGCGGTTGCCAGGACACAAA TACGTTTTAGCTGTTGGGAGCTCTGTGTTCCATGCAATGTTTTACGGAGAACTTGCCGAGGACAAAGATGAGATCCGTATACCAGATGTCGACCCTGCTGCTTTTCTCGCCATGCTGAA ATACATCTATTGTGATGAAATTGACTTGGCTGCTGACACAGTCTTGGCCACTCTTTATGCTGCCAAAAAGTACATCGTCCCTCACCTCGCCAGGGCCTGCGTCAATTTCCTGGAGACCAGCCTGAGCGCCAAGAACGCCTGTGTGCTCCTGTCCCAGAGCTGCTTGTTCGAGGAGCCGGACCTCACCCAGCGCTGCTGGGAGGTGATCGATGCCCAGGCCGAGCTGGCGCTCAAGTCCGAGGGGTTCTGCGACATCGACTTCCAGACCCTGGAAAGCATCCTCCGCAGGGAAACTCTGAATGCCAAAGAAATCGTGGTCTTCGAGGCCGCTCTCAACTGGGCTGAGGTGGAATGCCAGCGGCAGGATCTGGCTCTGAGCATCGAGAACAAGCGCAAGGTGCTGGGCAAGGCGCTCTACTTGATCCGCATCCCGACCATGGCCCTGGACGATTTCGCCAACGGTGCTGCGCAGTCCGGCGTCTTGACTCTGAACGAGACCAACGACATCTTCCTCTGGTACACGGCGGCCAAGAAGCCCGAGCTGCAGTTCGTGAGCAAGGCCCGCAAGGGGCTGGTGCCACAGCGCTGCCACCGCTTCCAGTCCTGCGCCTACCGGAGCAACCAGTGGCGCTACCGGGGCCGCTGCGACAGCATCCAGTTCGCCGTGGACAAGAGGGTCTTCATCGCAGGCTTCGGGCTGTACGGCTCCAGCTGCGGCTCGGCTGAGTACAGCGCCAAGATCGAGCTCAAGCGGCAGGGCGTGGTCCTGGGGCAGAACCTCAGCAAGTACTTCTCGGACGGCTCAAGCAGCACGTTCCCCGTGTGGTTCGAGTACCCGGTGCAGATCGAGCCGGACACCTTCTACACGGCCAGCGTCATCCTGGACGGCAATGAGCTCAGCTACTTCGGGCAGGAGGGCATGACGGAGGTGCAGTGCGGCAAGGTCACCGTGCAGTTCCAGTGCTCGTCGGACAGCACCAACGGCACGGGCGTGCAGGGCGGCCAGATCCCCGAGCTCATCTTCTACGCCTGA
- the BTBD3 gene encoding BTB/POZ domain-containing protein 3 isoform X3 codes for MAADIFPRKKPASSSSTTVQQYHQQNLSNNNLIPAPNWQGLYPTIRERNAVMFNNDLMADVHFVVGPPGGTQRLPGHKYVLAVGSSVFHAMFYGELAEDKDEIRIPDVDPAAFLAMLKYIYCDEIDLAADTVLATLYAAKKYIVPHLARACVNFLETSLSAKNACVLLSQSCLFEEPDLTQRCWEVIDAQAELALKSEGFCDIDFQTLESILRRETLNAKEIVVFEAALNWAEVECQRQDLALSIENKRKVLGKALYLIRIPTMALDDFANGAAQSGVLTLNETNDIFLWYTAAKKPELQFVSKARKGLVPQRCHRFQSCAYRSNQWRYRGRCDSIQFAVDKRVFIAGFGLYGSSCGSAEYSAKIELKRQGVVLGQNLSKYFSDGSSSTFPVWFEYPVQIEPDTFYTASVILDGNELSYFGQEGMTEVQCGKVTVQFQCSSDSTNGTGVQGGQIPELIFYA; via the exons atggcTGCTGATATATTCCCCCGCAAAAAACCAGCCAGCTCCAGCAGCACCACTGTCCAGCAGTACCACCAGCAGAATCTCAGTAACAACAACCTTATTCCTGCCCCGAACTGGCAGGGGCTCTATCCCACCATTAGGGAGAG AAATGCGGTGATGTTCAATAATGATCTGATGGCAGATGTACATTTTGTGGTTGGGCCACCAGGCGGGACTCAGCGGTTGCCAGGACACAAA TACGTTTTAGCTGTTGGGAGCTCTGTGTTCCATGCAATGTTTTACGGAGAACTTGCCGAGGACAAAGATGAGATCCGTATACCAGATGTCGACCCTGCTGCTTTTCTCGCCATGCTGAA ATACATCTATTGTGATGAAATTGACTTGGCTGCTGACACAGTCTTGGCCACTCTTTATGCTGCCAAAAAGTACATCGTCCCTCACCTCGCCAGGGCCTGCGTCAATTTCCTGGAGACCAGCCTGAGCGCCAAGAACGCCTGTGTGCTCCTGTCCCAGAGCTGCTTGTTCGAGGAGCCGGACCTCACCCAGCGCTGCTGGGAGGTGATCGATGCCCAGGCCGAGCTGGCGCTCAAGTCCGAGGGGTTCTGCGACATCGACTTCCAGACCCTGGAAAGCATCCTCCGCAGGGAAACTCTGAATGCCAAAGAAATCGTGGTCTTCGAGGCCGCTCTCAACTGGGCTGAGGTGGAATGCCAGCGGCAGGATCTGGCTCTGAGCATCGAGAACAAGCGCAAGGTGCTGGGCAAGGCGCTCTACTTGATCCGCATCCCGACCATGGCCCTGGACGATTTCGCCAACGGTGCTGCGCAGTCCGGCGTCTTGACTCTGAACGAGACCAACGACATCTTCCTCTGGTACACGGCGGCCAAGAAGCCCGAGCTGCAGTTCGTGAGCAAGGCCCGCAAGGGGCTGGTGCCACAGCGCTGCCACCGCTTCCAGTCCTGCGCCTACCGGAGCAACCAGTGGCGCTACCGGGGCCGCTGCGACAGCATCCAGTTCGCCGTGGACAAGAGGGTCTTCATCGCAGGCTTCGGGCTGTACGGCTCCAGCTGCGGCTCGGCTGAGTACAGCGCCAAGATCGAGCTCAAGCGGCAGGGCGTGGTCCTGGGGCAGAACCTCAGCAAGTACTTCTCGGACGGCTCAAGCAGCACGTTCCCCGTGTGGTTCGAGTACCCGGTGCAGATCGAGCCGGACACCTTCTACACGGCCAGCGTCATCCTGGACGGCAATGAGCTCAGCTACTTCGGGCAGGAGGGCATGACGGAGGTGCAGTGCGGCAAGGTCACCGTGCAGTTCCAGTGCTCGTCGGACAGCACCAACGGCACGGGCGTGCAGGGCGGCCAGATCCCCGAGCTCATCTTCTACGCCTGA